The nucleotide sequence TCAACTAAAAAGAAAGTACTAGATTTAAAGTTTCTATAAAGCTGATAATAATCAGTGTAAAGACCATATTGATTATGAACAATATTATAAATCTCTTTGAGGTTTTTGCTAAAAGCTATAACTAAAACCTTCATATACAACAGTATATGATACTAATGTATGTTTGTGCATAGGTCTTTTATAACCTCCTTGAGCTCCCAAATTATTTGGTTTTAAATTAATAAAAAAAATTAAGGGATAGACAAAAACAACCGATGATATAATATCCATTCCCCATCTACTTTTCGAAAGATACTGAGTTCTTGTCCACTTGAAACTATTTTTGAATAACTTTCAGTTCTCAGTATTACCCAATCTTTTGAACAGTTAAAAAATGGTTTAGATATCTTTAAAATAGTATTAGCATTTAAATAATTCGACTTTTTTTCATTTAAAAAAGCAGTTTCATTTTCTATCTTTTTGAATCTATTGTCCAACTTTGAAAAATCAATTTGCTCTTGCTCTCCAGTTAATTCACCATCTGCAATAGCAAAAAGATGCTTAAAATTGATGTTTTTAAGAAAAATAGCTTTATTAGGAAAATCTTTATCTATTGATTTTATAGGATTCCACAAATCATCAAACACTTTTTCGTGTAATATATCTTCATAACCTTTGGGTAAAATAGGCATAAATTTATGATGTACCCCTAATTTTTCAATACTTCCACTTTTAAGTAGTACATCATTTATAAATTGATAAGTGTCTTGAGTATTTGATACATTACAACAAAAAATTAAAAATAAAGTGAGTATATTCTTCATGATTTAATACAATTAATTGTATAAGGAATAGTAATCTCATCAATTATTAGTTAGATTTAACAAAAGTATATTCTCTAAAATTATCATCAGGATACTTTTTTCTATATTTTTTTAAATATAATGGATAGTATTTAGTTAATATTTCTTTACAATTAATAACAGGATTATAATTCAAGTTAATATCTTCCGTAACATATAGCTCTAATAAATCATAAGGATTAGTTTCACTCTCTAAAATAACTTTAAAACAATTATAACCACTTATATTCTTTTTAATATTTCTAAATTCAGTAATAATATTATAATTACAAGCATCCATTTTATACAATTTACTCGTTCTAGTTGTAAACCACAATGGTATAAATTCAGATACAGATAAATCTTCTCTGTTAATCTTTTTTATTTCTGTTGTTGCTGGACCATAAAGAGTATCATTTTCAAAAACATTGTTAACAATATTATATTGAATATAGTGTTGTGGAGTTATTGTAAAATGTATAAATCTTTTAAAATCAAAAGAAACTTCATGAGGTAACGGTGGTGGTGCATCAATATTTAATTTCTCTCCTTCCCACTGACCTCTTGGAAGTTTACTATTTAAATTGTTAATCTCATCTGTATAATTTTTAGATACAAGTTGTCTTTCTTTAATAACAAAATTTATCATTGTATCAGTAAAGCTTTTTTCTTGACTAAAGCCTTTGATTATTATCAATAATGTAAAGATCAATATTATTTTCTTCATTTATTTTTTATTAAAATGAGCCAGTATTATAAAAAATACTGGCTCATTATTTTTTATAATTTTACAATCTCAGTTTTAAAATCTTCATAAATAGAAAATCCTATTGCTAATATTTCTTTTAGCTCCTTATAATTTTCAAATTGAGGTTTCAGAGCTTTACGATTATCTGGCAAGAACATTCTACGATAAGTAGAACTCCAAGGGCCTCCCAGTATCCATTTATCTTCACCCTTATTCAGTCCCCAAATAAACTCAACAAGCCCAAATTTTAAACTAATATTAAATGAAAATGAAAATGTATCAATTTGCTCTTTATAACCAAAGAAATTTTCTCGTTTATTATATTTAAAAGAATATCCAAAATCTTCTAATACTTTAAATACTTCATCATTAGAATATCTTTCAAAACTTTCTCCTTTACGATATTTCTCTGCAAATATTTCATATCTCGATGTAAAATCAATTTTTTCAAGAGCCTGTTTATTTTTAGGATGTAAATGCATATTTATTCTGGTCTAAATCGTATAATTATATCATAGTTATCTCTAGCAAAGTCGATATAGCGTTGTATATCAAAAAAGTTTTGATTTGATGCTGGGATTTCTAAAATTTGTTGTCCAATCAAAAATTGCCCTCTTAATTCGCTATATTTTAAAGATCGTATTTCTGTACCTGCAGGATATTTTTGGTGCATTTCTCTAAGATAATTCTCAAATGTTTCAAATCTTATATTTTCCAAATCTGTGGCTTTTCTAGAAATAATCTCCCCTGCTACATCATCATAACTATCCAATCGTTTACCATTAGCTAAATGAATTTCATGATAATCATACCATTCCAAGTTAACTGCTTTTTTATTGAAATCATTACCTCGTTTAAAAAAAGCTTTAACCTCTTCCCAGGTAAGTCGTCGACCCTTTTTAATGGAAAGATCTTCAACTTTCTCTGACACTTCTATAATATCAGTATCTATAAAATTCCCACTTCTTATTAAATCGTCAATTAATGCTCGATTAGCAGTGCCATTTACTACAAAATTATAAAACTTTTGATATACTTCTTCTGTAATAGCGCGAACAGTCCTAATAACTGTTCTTGTACCATCTCCAATCTTTACAAGCACTTTCCATACTTGAGTATTCTCTGCAATTCTACTTATTGGTCTTAATAACCCAGTTCCAGGTACAATTTCAAGAAGTAAAAATCCAGCTGATCTAACTCTACTCTGTTCTACGCCATCAAAATCTTTTCCGTCTATTAATATGACTATATCTTCAATAGGTGTAGCATATCGACCTGCTATTTTTACTCCTCTCCAAAAACCATTGAATAAAAACGATAAATCTGTATCAGCATATGTAGGTTCTGGCAATCTATATTCATACCATCTTTGTGTATTATAACTATATATATAATTAAACCCATCTGTTGATACTTCAGAAGAAGCTATGGTATTTAACTGTCTCTTATTCACTACTCTTTCAGTAGAAGATTGATAATATACCAGTCCATTTTCTAGAAGGTACATTCGTTCTCCTAACCTTGGAACGAATGAATGTGTATATGCTAATGATGGTCTGTTAGGAATTGCTCCAGGGTCTAGAATCCAGCCTCCATCTTGAGCTCTTTCTGCATCAATACGCATTCTAGCTTCGGTTTTAGCTTCTAGATTTGGAGTTGAAAGACCAGTCGCATCTTCACTTTCAAGAAACTGATAAATGCTAGATGCTTCTTGAGGATTTAATTCTAAATAATTTAATGCCTCTGAATCATCTGAATCATTTATATCTAAGCCTAAAATAAGAGCCACATTAATTGCATAATTTAAAGGAGTAAGCCTGGTAATTACTGGATCTCCATCTCCGCCGCCTGAAGGTCCTCCACCTCCAAAACCTACATCGCCATTATCATTATCGTATGGATCAGGATCACTACCTCCACTAATACCTCCACCTCCTGTGCTTCCATCTCCTCCTGATGGATCAGATCCATCATCCAAAACTGTAATTGCTTCTCCTTCTTCATTTGGACAAGGAACTTCTTCATCTCCTCTAGTTGTTATAACCCAACCTGTTAATGGACTTACTTCTGTAGTTACTTCATAGCAATAACCAGAGACAGGGTCTCTCTCTATAACTGATGATGCTAAAAGAGAATTTATATTAAAATCTTCAATTGATGTAAAACTTGGCTTTATATTTAAATCATTAAGTTCTTGATTTGATAGTGCTTCTTTTTGCTCTTCAGTTAAGTCATAACTTACAACATAAGCATCATATTCTCCTTCTTTATTTAAAGATAAAACTAGGTTCTCTATTAATGTTGTAGGTTCACTACTAAGTATCGAAAATGTATAAGAGTGATATTCTCCTTGAGTGATATATGATACTTCATTTTTAAAGATCGTATAACTCTTCTCATTAAAGTTAAAGCCTATGTTTGCTACACTAACAGTATTATTAGCTGATTGAGTTTGAGAAGTTCTATTGTTTGAAGTAATATATGGAATAACATTCTCTAGTTCTTCTAAAATTATAGAATTAGAGTTTATCTGATTTTCATTAAGTATCTCTACTTTAATATTACTAATTCCTGAGTTTTGCTCAGTTATAGATTCTTCTGGTATAAATAGTTCTGAGTCATCGTTTACACAACTCGTAAAAAAAGTTAATAGAACTAATAAATAGGTTAATGGTTTAAATACGTGTTTCATTTACATTTTTGTTTTTAAATTATGGATTAATATTAAATACTAAAAAATGCTATTAAAACAGCTAATTAGGGAACTGCTACTTTTAAATTAGGGAGTTGTATTTTTTAATGAGTAAACATTATTCTTGCTAAAGGAATAATCCTCATTATAAATACTGTATAAACTTATAGGATATATCTTAACTTTCAAACTCTAAAACCATAATATTATTTTATGAGAATTTTGCTTTTATTATAACTTGCTGAATATAAACATATTCATTTTTTATTCTTTTTAAACTTTAACATTTATATCAGTAAGGTTTTTATTTTTTATAATTCTCAAAGCTTAATTTTTAAATTATGCATCTCGTCACTAATTCTCTTCTGTACTATCTTTCCATAGCTTTCTTGTGTAACTTTCATACTTGAATGTCCTAACATCTCACTTACGATTTCCATAGGCACATCATTATATAATAATACTGTACTAGCAAATGTTTTTCTAGCTATATGTGTTGTTAAATTCTTTTCTATTCCAACAATAGCAGCTATCTCTTTTAAATATGAGTTATACTTCTGGTTACTTATTCTAGGAAATACTAACTCATCTTCATTATTGTAAGTATCTATTATGTTCAATGCTTTAGGAAGTAACGGTATAGATAACTCTTTAGATGTTTTCTCTCGTTTCATTTTAATCCATAAGTTGCCATCAAATCCTTTTATAATATTACTACGTTTTAAATCCATTAACTCTCTATAGGGAAGTCCTGTATAGCAACTAAACACAAATAAATCCTTTATAAATTGTAATCTTGATTGTTTAAACTCATAACCCTCTAGTGTTTCTAATTCTTCTGGAGTTAAAAACACAATTTCCTTATTAACTCGTTTAGCTTTATGAAGTATAAATGGATTCTTTTCTAAATAGTTTTCTGCTACTGCTACTTTAATTACTTTTTTAAAACGTTGTAGCTTTTTATTAATAGTAATCTGCTTTAGTTTCTGGTTTACTTTATAAAAGTATTCTAGTTCTGTTAAGAAGTTAGCTTCTAGATTTTTTAGAGCATAATCATTGGTTTTATATTTCCATTTAATAAATGATTTCACATCATTTTTTATATAGTAAAACTTATTCCAAGTGACTTGCTTTATATCAATACCTATAAGTGTTTTAAGCTTGTTTAAGTAGCGTTCGAAGAACTCAACAACATTGTATTGTTTTTGTGTTTTCTCTCCTTTATATAAGCTATAAACATCTTCTACATTAAAGCTCTCTTCTTTAATTTGGAGCATTAAAAAAGCCTTATTAATTTTAGTTTTAATAAGGCTTAGTTGTGTTTCTATAAGTTCTGCATCTGGTTCATCTGGTTTTATAGTTTGTTGTTTACTTAGCCAATTATTAGGGTTGATGAATAATCCTGTAGCAAAATGACGTCTTTCTTTATTATAAGTTAATCTACATCTTATAGGGCATTTCCCTTTTTTATTAAGCTTAGTCTTGCTTACAATAAATAGTATATTTAGTTTCATAATTTTTGATTTTTTAGATTTTGTTTTGAGGTACTTTTAATTTTCTGTAGGGTACTTATTAGGAACCTTTTCCATCAAAAAAAGTTGGCAAGTTGGCTTTTAATACAAAATGCAATTAGTGCATATAATGCAGGTATATATAGGAAAGTATATCACAACAAAAAAGTCTAACATTTCTGCTAGACTTTGTTTGCTCCTCCTCTTGGGCTCGAACCAAGGACCCTCTGATTAACAGTCAGATGCTCTAACCAACTGAGCTAAGGAGGACTGTTTTTTCGCGATTGCGAGCGCAAATATATATTATTTTATAGTTACTACAAACAAATAATTTAAAAATATTATTTAAATATTGCTTTAAATATATCATTGCCATTAGCAAGTAATACCAGTGCTATTAAGATAAAGAATCCTGCCATTTGTGCATACTCCATAAATTTATCTCCTGGTTTACGTCCAGATATCATTTCATATAGTAAAAACATAACATGTCCACCATCTAAAGCTGGAATTGGCAGTAAATTAAGAATCCCTAACATAATAGATAAAAAAGCTGTAAGGTTCCAAAAATCTGGCCAAGACCAACTATCTGGAAAAATATCAAAAATTGCTTTAAACCCACCAACACCTTTATAAGCACCAGTACTTGGTGTAAATATTTTTCCTAATTGAGAAAAATATGATGCTACTTGATTTTTAAATTTTGTAATCCCTACACCAAAACTTTCTATAAAACCATATTCTTTTCGAGTAATCTTATAATACCCTAATTCATCAAATCGAGATGGGCTAGACGCTGGAAATATTCCCATTTTACCATCTTGGTTTATTTTTAATTCGCGTGTTATTGTTTCTGATCCTCTTAAAAAATTTGCTGATACTGTTTGATTTTTATAGCCCTGTAGACGAGAACCAACTTGGTCAAAATATTTTAATTCTTGGTCATTTACAGATAATAAAATATCGCCTTGTTTTAAATCTACTCCTTTATTTAATGAAGAA is from Flavobacteriaceae bacterium and encodes:
- a CDS encoding site-specific integrase, producing the protein MKLNILFIVSKTKLNKKGKCPIRCRLTYNKERRHFATGLFINPNNWLSKQQTIKPDEPDAELIETQLSLIKTKINKAFLMLQIKEESFNVEDVYSLYKGEKTQKQYNVVEFFERYLNKLKTLIGIDIKQVTWNKFYYIKNDVKSFIKWKYKTNDYALKNLEANFLTELEYFYKVNQKLKQITINKKLQRFKKVIKVAVAENYLEKNPFILHKAKRVNKEIVFLTPEELETLEGYEFKQSRLQFIKDLFVFSCYTGLPYRELMDLKRSNIIKGFDGNLWIKMKREKTSKELSIPLLPKALNIIDTYNNEDELVFPRISNQKYNSYLKEIAAIVGIEKNLTTHIARKTFASTVLLYNDVPMEIVSEMLGHSSMKVTQESYGKIVQKRISDEMHNLKIKL